From Rutidosis leptorrhynchoides isolate AG116_Rl617_1_P2 chromosome 3, CSIRO_AGI_Rlap_v1, whole genome shotgun sequence, a single genomic window includes:
- the LOC139898604 gene encoding nucleoside diphosphate kinase 3-like isoform X3, translating into MNTQIYRSASRAARSFLYSASKINKHVVSAAISFKGTLPPLASFANSSNTSNKWIAGALAVPAAAYMLQDQEAHAAQMERTFIAIKPDGVQRGLISDIIQRFERKGFKLVAIKLIVPTKAFAGKHYQDLKDRPFYNGLCNFLSSGPVIAMVWEGEGVITYGRKLIGATDPQKSEPGTIRGDLAIVVGRNIIHGSDGPETAKNEINLWFKPEELTNYTSNQEKWTYGVN; encoded by the exons ATGAATACTCAAATCTACAGATCCGCTTCACGAGCCGCTAGGTCCTTTCTCTATTCGGCTTCCAAAATCAACAAACATGTTGTCTCAG CCGCAATTTCCTTCAAAGGAACGTTGCCACCTCTTGCTTCTTTCGCCAATTCTTCAAACACATCCAATAAATGGATTGCCGGAGCACTTGCAGTTCCAGCCGCAG CATACATGCTTCAAGATCAAGAGGCTCATGCAGCACAG ATGGAACGAACATTCATTGCAATCAAGCCAGATGGTGTACAACGAGGGCTG ATTTCAGATATTATACAAAGGTTTGAACGTAAAGGCTTCAAACTTGTAGCAATTAAACTTATAGTACCTACAAAGGCGTTTGCCGGGAAGCACTATCAAGATCTTAAGGACCGGCCGTTTTACAATGGCTTGTGCAACTTTCTTAGCTCTGGTCCTGTTATTGCAATG GTTTGGGAAGGAGAAGGTGTGATTACATATGGGCGTAAACTTATTGGAGCCACAGATCCACAGAAATCGGAGCCTGGAACCATTAGAGGTGATTTGGCCATTGTTGTTGGAAG GAACATAATCCATGGAAGTGATGGTCCAGAGACCGCCAAGAATGAAATCAACCTATGGTTTAAACCAGAGGAGCTCACGAATTACACGAGCAACCAAGAAAAATGGACATATGGTGTCAACTGA
- the LOC139898604 gene encoding nucleoside diphosphate kinase 3-like isoform X1: MNTQIYRSASRAARSFLYSASKINKHVVSEGRTAAAAAAISFKGTLPPLASFANSSNTSNKWIAGALAVPAAAYMLQDQEAHAAQMERTFIAIKPDGVQRGLISDIIQRFERKGFKLVAIKLIVPTKAFAGKHYQDLKDRPFYNGLCNFLSSGPVIAMVWEGEGVITYGRKLIGATDPQKSEPGTIRGDLAIVVGRNIIHGSDGPETAKNEINLWFKPEELTNYTSNQEKWTYGVN; the protein is encoded by the exons ATGAATACTCAAATCTACAGATCCGCTTCACGAGCCGCTAGGTCCTTTCTCTATTCGGCTTCCAAAATCAACAAACATGTTGTCTCAG AAGGACGAACCGCAGCTGCTGCAGCCGCAATTTCCTTCAAAGGAACGTTGCCACCTCTTGCTTCTTTCGCCAATTCTTCAAACACATCCAATAAATGGATTGCCGGAGCACTTGCAGTTCCAGCCGCAG CATACATGCTTCAAGATCAAGAGGCTCATGCAGCACAG ATGGAACGAACATTCATTGCAATCAAGCCAGATGGTGTACAACGAGGGCTG ATTTCAGATATTATACAAAGGTTTGAACGTAAAGGCTTCAAACTTGTAGCAATTAAACTTATAGTACCTACAAAGGCGTTTGCCGGGAAGCACTATCAAGATCTTAAGGACCGGCCGTTTTACAATGGCTTGTGCAACTTTCTTAGCTCTGGTCCTGTTATTGCAATG GTTTGGGAAGGAGAAGGTGTGATTACATATGGGCGTAAACTTATTGGAGCCACAGATCCACAGAAATCGGAGCCTGGAACCATTAGAGGTGATTTGGCCATTGTTGTTGGAAG GAACATAATCCATGGAAGTGATGGTCCAGAGACCGCCAAGAATGAAATCAACCTATGGTTTAAACCAGAGGAGCTCACGAATTACACGAGCAACCAAGAAAAATGGACATATGGTGTCAACTGA
- the LOC139898604 gene encoding nucleoside diphosphate kinase 3-like isoform X2, whose product MNTQIYRSASRAARSFLYSASKINKHVVSGRTAAAAAAISFKGTLPPLASFANSSNTSNKWIAGALAVPAAAYMLQDQEAHAAQMERTFIAIKPDGVQRGLISDIIQRFERKGFKLVAIKLIVPTKAFAGKHYQDLKDRPFYNGLCNFLSSGPVIAMVWEGEGVITYGRKLIGATDPQKSEPGTIRGDLAIVVGRNIIHGSDGPETAKNEINLWFKPEELTNYTSNQEKWTYGVN is encoded by the exons ATGAATACTCAAATCTACAGATCCGCTTCACGAGCCGCTAGGTCCTTTCTCTATTCGGCTTCCAAAATCAACAAACATGTTGTCTCAG GACGAACCGCAGCTGCTGCAGCCGCAATTTCCTTCAAAGGAACGTTGCCACCTCTTGCTTCTTTCGCCAATTCTTCAAACACATCCAATAAATGGATTGCCGGAGCACTTGCAGTTCCAGCCGCAG CATACATGCTTCAAGATCAAGAGGCTCATGCAGCACAG ATGGAACGAACATTCATTGCAATCAAGCCAGATGGTGTACAACGAGGGCTG ATTTCAGATATTATACAAAGGTTTGAACGTAAAGGCTTCAAACTTGTAGCAATTAAACTTATAGTACCTACAAAGGCGTTTGCCGGGAAGCACTATCAAGATCTTAAGGACCGGCCGTTTTACAATGGCTTGTGCAACTTTCTTAGCTCTGGTCCTGTTATTGCAATG GTTTGGGAAGGAGAAGGTGTGATTACATATGGGCGTAAACTTATTGGAGCCACAGATCCACAGAAATCGGAGCCTGGAACCATTAGAGGTGATTTGGCCATTGTTGTTGGAAG GAACATAATCCATGGAAGTGATGGTCCAGAGACCGCCAAGAATGAAATCAACCTATGGTTTAAACCAGAGGAGCTCACGAATTACACGAGCAACCAAGAAAAATGGACATATGGTGTCAACTGA